The Pectobacterium wasabiae CFBP 3304 DNA segment CTTGTTGGGTGATCGCGAAACGCTGCGCCAGTTGAAGGCGGCGTTCAAGGTGTTTGGTTTGCCGACATCGCTGGCTGAATTGGATGTGGATATTCACGATCGCGCGGCACTTCAGGCGGTTATTGCCCGAACTTTGCAAACGGGTGAATCTATTCATTATCTGCCGTTGACGCTCAATGAAGACGTCCTGCTGGCGGCGTTTAACACCGTTGAGTTGATTGGGGAATAATCGGGTAGAAAGAGAAGGGCGGAGAGTATTCTCCGCCCTAAGGACTATTTTTTATCTTTAAAAACCAGGGCTATTTATCTTCAAAAACTACTGCGTTTTCTCGTAGGGGAATGAATTTTTTATAAAGTTGGCGTAGTAACGGTACTTCGTCTTGCTTGCCAGCAGTTCTTCATAAATCATGCGTGCTACGCCGCTATAGAGATAGATGCTTCCATTGAGTAATTCGACTTCTAACTGACTTTTTTCTGCATCGTATCCGACTGAAAACAACTCTGTTGATGAAACACGTTTTCTCTGCAAAATTAATCACTCCCAACATATCAATGCCGCATCCTGACGCTATATCCTCCTCTCGAATGCCATAACTATATCGTGTTATAGCTCGAAGTCTATCGGAGTAAATTGCAGCATATCGTTATTAGATCGTGAATAACCAGTAAACGCTCACAGAATTTCTGCTCCGTCGCTTATTTAACAATCTGTTATTCATCGTCGATGAAGCGGTGTCTCGATCGCACCGTTAATCCTGAGCCAGAGCCCGTTGAAAACTTGGCTGGTTTTCTATCCGCGCAATGTATTGTTGGATATGTGGATAACGGCTGAAGTCCAGACGCGTCTTCGCCAAAACCAGCGGAACTGCCATTTGTATATCGGCCCCGCTGAGCGACTCTCCTGCAAACCAATCTTGTGTACTCAAATGTTGTTCGATGAACTGAAGTTGCGTCGTGAGCCGCGGCACAATAAAGGCCAGTTCGATGCTTTGCACAATTTTTCGTGCCACAGGGCGGATGAAGAATGGCATCGGCGCAGACTCTGTTTTCGTCAATACCAGGCGCATCACCAGCAGTGGCATGAGCGAGCCTTCGGCAAAATGCAGCCAGAAGCGATAATCCAGCAGCGCTTGCCCGCTCTGTGGGCGAAGCCTGCCGTTGCCGTAAGTCTCAATCAGGTATTCCACAATGGCCCCGGATTCGGCAACCGTTAGTTCGCCATCGGTAATCACTGGCGATTTCCCTAACGGGTGAATCTGTTTGAGCGAGGCGGGCGCGCTAAACGTTTTTGGGTCACGCGCGTAGCGAACAATTTCATAGTCAACGCCCAACTCTTCTAGCAACCAGGTCACGCGAGTCGAACGGGATTTTTCGAGGTGATGAATCTGTATCATCAATATTTCCTTTTTTGTTTGTCTTGGTTCTGTCATTCAGCACGGGCAGGCGCAATAGTTTTTACTGCGAATTGCTGTAACAGGGAAGGGAGATCGCACTCGGGAACGTTTGTACCCCGAGTGCGGTTATCAACTAGACGAGCATAGCACCTTTATTAGTATCGCTATTATGCGTACAAATAGTGGGCGTGGAAGCGCAGGTGATCTTCGATGAAACTGGCGATGAAGAAATAACTGTGATCATAACCGGACTGGGTCCGCAGCGTCAGCGGCCATGCATACTGGCTTGCCAGTGCCTCCAATTTTGCCGGTTGCAATTGGTCAGGTAAGAACTGATCGCAATCGCCCTGATCGACCAGTAGTGGCAGTTTCTTCTGGCTATTGGCCAGCAGATGACAACTGTCATACTGCAACCACTGCGCTTCATCCTCGCCAAGGTAAGCGGTAAGCGCTTTACGCCCCCACGGAACCTGGCTTGGGTTTACGATCGGTGCGAATGCCGAGGCCGACAGGTATTTCTCTGGGTTGCGCAGTGCCAGCATCAGCGCACCGTGTCCACCCATCGAATGCCCACTGATGGACTGACGGCTATTGACGTTAAAATGCTGCTGGATCAACGCCGGTAATTCGCTGCTGACGTAGTCATACATCCGGTAGTGTGCCGCCCAGGGAGCCTGCGTGGCATTCACATAGAATCCCGCGCCCTGACCCAGATCGTACCCGGCATCGTCTGCTACGCCATCACCGCGCGGGCTGGTATCTGGCATCACCAGCACCAGACCCAACTCGGAGGCAACGCGTTGCGCGCCCGCTTTCGTCGTAAAATTTTCGTCGTTACAGGTTAATCCAGACAGCCAGTAAAGCACGGGTGGTGGCGTGTCATCCTGCGGCGGTGGCAGATAAATGCTGAACGTCATAGCGGTGTTCAGCGTCTCTGACACATGGCGATAGCGCTGTTGCCAGCCGCCAAACATACGGTGTTCTTCCAGCAGTTCCAGTGATGAGTTCATCGCTGTACAGCCTCCTTTCTATTTCTGACAGTGGCGCAATTAACCGAAATGAATCACAGAGCGAATCGATTTGCCTTCGTGCATTAAATCGAATGCCGTGTTGATGTCGTCCAGCCCCATGGTGTGGGTGATGAAGTCATTCAGCGGGAACTCGCCTTTCAGGTAACGATCGACAATGCCCGGCAGCTCGCTGCGACCCTTCACACCACCGAAAGCAGAACCGCGCCATACGCGGCCGGTTACCAGTTGGAACGGACGGGTCGCGATCTCTTCGCCTGCACCTGCCACGCCGATGATGATGGATTCACCCCAGCCTTTATGACAGCACTCTAGCGCGGAACGCATGACGTTAACGTTACCAATGCACTCGAAGGAGAAGTCCACGCCGCCATCGGTCAACTCAACAATGACATCCTGAATCGGCTTATCGTAATCCTTCGGATTGATCAGATCGGTGGCACCCAGTTTGCGCGCCAGATCGAATTTGCTGGTGTTGAGATCGATACCGATGATGCGTCCGGCACCGGCCATTTGCGCGCCGATAATCGCCGATAAGCCAATGCCGCCGAGGCCGAAAATAGCAACCGTATCGCCAGCTTTAACTTTGGCGGTATTCAGTACGGCCCCCATACCGGTGGTGACACCACAGCCCAACAGGCAGATTTCTTCCAGCGGCGCGTCTTTATTGACTTTCGCCAGCGAAATTTCAGGCACGACGGTGTGCTCTGCGAAGGTGGAGGTTCCCATATAGTGGAAAATGGGTTGGCCATTTTTGGAGAAGCGGGTGGTGCCATCCGGCATCAGGCCTTTGCCCTGCGTGGCGCGAATGGCCTGGCATAGATTGGTTTTGCCGGAGCGGCAGAATTTACATTCGCCGCATTCTGCGGTGTATAGCGGAATGACGTGATCGCCAACGGCGACGCTGGTTACGCCTTCGCCAATGGCTTCCACAATCCCGCCGCCTTCATGACCTAGGATCGCCGGGAATATGCCTTCAGGATCTTTGCCGGACAGTGTATAGGCATCCGTGTGGCACACGCCGGTTGCGACGATACGCACCAACACTTCACCTTTCTGCGGTGGCATCAGGTCGACTTCTTCAACTGACAGGGGTTGGTTTGGACCCCAGGCGATGGCGGCGCGGGTTTTAATCATTTGCATGGTGGTGGCTCCTACTAGCATACGGTTATGGGTTGTAAGTTGAATGATAGGACGCGGTGATTCATCACGGTGTCGTCCCTCTTGAAAATGGTCGCTCAGGGAAAATAAGGCGTTATTCCTGCTGAGCCGATTGTTCAATAATGAGCTTTTTCAATGCTTCAACATTGGGGCCGAAAGCATCGCGCCGCCATATCAGCCAGGTGGAAACGGCCGCGATGTCGGGTGGTAATTCATGCACCTGAACGCGTGTACCAGCGGGCAGCGATTCGAGGACGGCATAGGGGAGCATAGCGAGTCCGGCTCCGCTGGTGACACAGGCAAGCATGGCGTGGTATGAGTGAATTTCCATGATAGTACCGGGCACGATGCCATCTTGTTTGAACCAGTTTTCGAGGCGCTTTCTATAAGCGCTGCCAGGGCGAAAGGCAAACAGCGTATCCTGGCTGGCACCCCGCGCATGGGTAATCAGCGAGTGCGCAGTGTCGGATATCAGCACTAATCGTTCCGCAAAACATGAACACCCATTTAGCTCATCATAGACAACAGGGCCATCGACTAGCGCTGCTGCCAGCGTTCCCGCCCGCACGCGCTCGATAATTTCCCCTGATGTTCCAGTATTCAGGGACAAAGAGACATTGGGGTAGCGTTGATGATAAGCCGCTAATAGCGTAGGCAAACGTGTCGCCGCTGTGCTTTCTGTCGAGCCTAGCGCGAAATTACCCGCGGGCTCGCCAGTGCGCGTCATGCTGATGGCTTCCTCGCTGAGCGCCAGAATGCGTTGTGCATAACATAAGAAATTGTGCCCAATCGGGGACAAACGTAGACGCTGTTTCTCACGGATAAACAGATCGGTGCCCAACTCCAGCTCTAACTGGCGTAGCCGTGTGGTCAGATTTGAGGGCACCCGATGGAGCTGCTCTGCGGCACGCGCAACGGAGCCCGTTTCGGCGACGAGACAGAACATGCGGAGCTGGGTCAAATCCATGGTTTTCTCTTTTTGTAATGAACTGCTATCTGATTATTCACTTTTTGTGAAGTGTAGCGGTAAGCCATGCATTTCGCAACTGGCTTACACCATGCTGATGCTAAGGCAGCGGAAACCCAGCGAAAGGAAATGTGTTCTGGAGGATGAAAATGACGGCCGTAATTATCATCAGGATTAATATCTGGGCGTAGAAAGAGAAGAAAGCGATAAAATGATCGCGGCCTAAATTAATAGCACTGCAATCAACGCTTGCAGCCAATAGGGACATATTTTCGAGGAAAGAGGGTAGAATGAAAAAATAAGAATAATCACAGAAAAATAAATTTGGATTTACCGCCGATGGAATAGCGGAGGAGAGAAAATAAATAGATAATTAAAATAAATAGTTAAATGCATAAGTAAATGCTTGTAACCAAGCAATAGCCAAAAACTATCATCATTCTTTTTTTTGATCGCATTTGTTGATGGGAAAGCGTAAAGTGCCCGCCCAAAGTGCCGATAATGATAATGTATGGTAGGAATATCTTATCGTTATTGTAACTAAATGTATCTTTTTGTCATTAAAAGAAAATAACTCTACCTAATGAGAGCCTCTGCTCTTCATTAAATGACGTAACACCCGGCGTATTTCCAATTAAAAATGTGCAGCCATGTTGCAGAAAGCGCAGAGGAAAATCGCCAGATAATTTATAGGAGTTTTCTGTGAACTTTTTAAAAAATATCACCATCAGGGCAATGCTTTTAACAATATTGGGGCTGTTTCTGATTGTATGGGGTGGAGCGGCTTTCTTTACTTCCACGTCATTAAACAGCATGACCAAACTATTGGAATCCGGTGAAACTCAACGTAAGAACGTCGAGATACTGGTAAAAGGCAATGACCAATATTTTCGTACGGTTACTCGCTTGTTACGCTCGATGGATTTCCAGCAAACGGGTGAAACGGCAGATGCAGAAAAAGTATTTACGGCAGCGACAACCGCGTTAAAAAACACCTCAGATCAACTGAGTGCGTTTAAAACGGTGGGGCATGACGGTGTTGATAAAGCAACGGCGGACAACATGATCGCCGCGTGGACTCAACTGCTGGATAACGGGTTGACGCCGATGCTGAACGCCGCGCGTGATAATCGTCAGGAGGAGTTTCGTCAGCTTTTCCGTACCGCGTATCCGCCGCTGAGTGTAGCGTTTGGCTCTAATATGGAGAAATATCAGACCGCGATTATGTCATCGTCAGAGACGTCAATGAGCAAGGTCTACGGTCTGGTTAACTGGAGTAACTATATTCTGCTGGGTGCAGTGGTTCTTGGGTTGTTGATTCTGCTGGTGACGGATCGCTATCTGGTTCACTATCTGGTCAAGCCGTTGAATATGATCAAAGGATATTTTCAGGTGTTGGCAGCCGGGCAGCTTGGTCATCCACTTGACGAATTTGGCCGTAACTGTGCTGGGCAACTGATTCCTTACCTGAAAGAGATGCAGGGGAGTCTGGTTAATACCGTTTCCATCATCCGTGACAGTTCTGCATCGATTCATCAGGGATCGAGTGAAATCAAAAGCGGTAATAACGATCTGTCTGCGCGCACTGAGCAGCAGGCCGCGGCGCTGGAGCAGACGGCTGCCAGTATGGAAGAGCTGAGTGCGACGGTGAAACAGAATGCCGATAACGTTCATCAGGCCACTAAGCTGGCGCAGGATGCTTCTGTTGCGGCGAAGAAGGGCGGCGACGTTACGGCCGATGTGATGGCAACGATGGCGAGTATTACGACGAGCTCGAAGAAAATTGCCGATATCACGAGTGTGATCAACGGCATTGCCTTCCAGACCAATATCCTGGCGCTGAATGCGGCGGTAGAAGCCGCTAGAGCCGGTGAGCAAGGTCGCGGTTTTGCGGTGGTAGCGGGTGAAGTCCGCAATCTGGCGCAGCGTAGTGCTCAGGCGGCGAAAGAAATCGAAAGTCTGATTACGGAATCGGTTCAACGTATCAACGTAGGGTCAAATCAGGTTACACAAACTGGCGAAGCGATGGATTCCATCATTTCCGCGATTACTCGCGTGAATGACCTGATGGGCGAAATTGCATCGGCATCGGACGAACAGAGTCGCGGTATTACCCAGATCGGTCAGGCGGTTACTGAGATGGATGGCGTCACGCAGCAGAACGCCTCATTGGTACAGGAGTCTGCGGCGGCGGCGGCATCGCTGGAAGATCAGGCTCGTCAGTTAACTGAGGCGGTATCGGTGTTCCAACTGTCAGGCTCAGAGGCGCATCGTCGTCCACAGCAACGCCTGGCGGAGAAAACGCCAACTGCGCAGAAGCCGATGTTACTCGCTGCTGCTGGCGGTAAGAAAGGCAATGCCAACGACAACTGGGAAACCTTCTGATAAGCCGTGTCGGGGCGTTGATGCTATAGAAATCAGGTGATTTATCGTTAAAAGCACTGGGATTATTTTCTCAGTGCTTTTTTATTTATCGCTGCTGCGTTGTTTTTCTGTGTGTATTCTTTGACCTTCGTTACTGCGTACAGACACACCCACCGTGCTTGATAACTTGAATCTATTTCAACAATCATGACATACAATCGCTGGATAATCGTTACTCTCTCAACTAGAGTGTTGACGGCGCTAGGGTCTGACCAAGACCGTGATAGCGCGATAGGCATAGTTACACCTGCAGGAGAATAATAATGTCATCATTAAGTAAAGAAGCCGTTATGGTCCACGAAGCATTGCTGGCACGCGGTCTGGAAACGCCACTGCGCGGGGCATTGTTGGATCGGGATACGCGTAAGCAACGTATTGCCGAGCACATGACGGAAATTATGAATTTGTTGAGTCTCGATCTGAGCGATGACAGTCTGGCTGAAACGCCGACGCGTATCGCCAAAATGTACGTTGATGAAATATTCTCCGGTTTGGACTACGCCAACTTTCCCAAAATCACCATCATTGAAAACAAAATGAAGGTCGATGAAATGGTCACCGTGCGGGATATCACGCTGACCAGCACCTGCGAACACCATTTCGTGACGATCGATGGGAAAGCCACGGTCGCATATATTCCGAAAGATGGCGTCATTGGTTTGTCGAAGCTTAATCGCATCGTCCAGTTTTTCTCCCAGCGTCCCCAGGTGCAGGAGCGCTTAACTCAGCAAATTTTGGTCGCGCTGCAAACGCTGCTGGGCACCAATAATGTTGCCGTCTCGATTGATGCCGTGCACTACTGCGTGAAGGCGCGTGGTATTCGCGATGCGACCAGCGCCACGACCACGACATCGCTCGGTGGGTTATTCAAATCCAGTCAGAACACGCGTCAGGAATTCTTGCGCGCGGTACGCCACCATAATTAAGCCACCTCTCATTGGCGATGATGAAGCAAATACATGCTGTCATCGCCAAATGGGTCGTTGCCAAATCAGCAAGTCTCTTCGCTTTTTCTCCATTTGTGCATACAATCGCTACTTCGATGATTTTAAAATGTAATTTGTATGCCTTCTCATTCTCTATCGTCATCACATTCTGCTTCTTCACGGATCGTTACGCTAGATTTTGCACGCGGCGTCGCTATTTTAGGCATTTTACTGCTCAATATTACGGCGTTTGGCTTGCCCCATGCCGCCTATTTAAACCCCGCCTGGCACGGTGAACCTGCGTTATCTGATGTTTTCATCTGGGCCGCACTGGATCTGCTGGCGCAGGCGAAATTTCTGACGCTGTTTTCCCTTCTTTTTGGTGCCGGGTTGCAACTGCTGCTATCTCGGGGATGTCGTTGGATACACGCACGGCTATTTTGGTTGCTAGTCATCGGTTTTATTCATGCCATTTTTCTGTGGGATGGCGATATTCTGTTTGATTATGCCCTGATCGGACTGGTGTGTTACCACATCATTCGTCATGCGACGAGCAGTCGACAACTCATTATCATGGGCTCGCTTCTCTATCTGGTGGCGATCGTCGTCCTGTTTGTGTTGAACCATATTTTGACTCTGCAACCGGGGCGGTTCTGGTTGCCGAGCGTGGCGGATATCACCTATGAAACTTACTGGCGGACATTAGGTGGGCCCGAAGCATGGAAAAATCGTTTTGATCTCTTAACGGAAAGTCTTTTGTCGTTGGGAGTGCAATATGCCTGGGTATTAGCAGGAACGATGCTGTTGGGGGCCGGGTTGATGCGCAGCGGCTGGCTGAAAGGTGAGTCCAGTACCGCACACTATCGCAACGTTGCCCTGTGGCTGATTCCGCTTGGTGTGGCAATTAACAGCATTGGCGTGGTTAGCCAGTGGCTGGTGGGGTGGGAGTATCGCTGGAGCGGGCTGTTATTGCAGATTCCGCGCGAACTCAGTTCGCCATTGCAGGCGATAGGGTATCTCGCACTGTGCTATGGTTTTTGGTCCACACTGTGCCAATGGCGAATCACGTATTGGATTACGGATATCGGGCGTATGGCGTTAACTAACTACTTGCTGCAAACGCTGATTTGCGTGGCGTTGTTTAACCAGTTTGGCCTGTTTATGGCCTTCAACCGCCTGCAACTGCTGGCATTGGTCCCCGCCATTTGGGTCATCAATCTGGTGTTTTCCCACTACTGGCTGCGCTATTTCCGTCAAGGGCCGCTTGAATGGTTATGGCGCAAACTCACCAATGCGGCAGGGAAAACGGCGTAAGAAGGCAGGCTACGGTGTGGCTTGCTCGCTTTGTGGCACGAGTTCCGGAACTATACCCGCCGGTTGGTCAGGTTTGAGCTGATTAACTGGCGAGGCCAGCACCTGTTCCGGCAGGACGGCAGGGTAATCTGGGGTATCTTCCGGGATCCTATGCTCTGCTGGGATCGGTACTTGTGGTCCTAAAAAGCGCGGCTCGCGCTTGAGAATATACAGATCGAACAGTGCACCCAAACGCGCGCCAAATTCACGAACCCGCACGATCATCATATTTTTGGGAGAAGGCACCGCGTAACACTGTGCCTGAATACCGAGGTGCAGCGCGATGAATAACGCACGCTCGCAGTGAAAGCGCTGGGTGATGATGGTGAAATCGTTGGTATCGAACACCTTGCGCGTTCTGACGATGGAATCCAGCGTGCGGAAGCCGGCATAGTCCAACACGATATCTGAAGGTGGCACGCCTGCGGCGATCAAATCGCGGCGCATTGTCATCGGCTCATTGTAACTTTGCAGCGCGTTATCACCGCTTAATAGTAGATAGCTGACTTTACCGCTGTTATAAGCGTTAATCGTTCCTTGTATACGGAACTGGTAATACTGATTGAGCACACCGGTACGGTAGTACTTTGCGGTCCCCAATACCACGCCGACCTGACGTTTCGGCAAGCTCTGAAGCTCATCGTAAATGAATGGTGCTGTTTTCCAACTAATCCAGCGGTCGAGCGCAAAAGCAGAAAGCATCAGCACGCCAATGAGGGCTAACAAACTAAGTGTCAGGCGTTTCCACATGCTTATGCCTCGGGTAAGGCGAATATATTTATCATGCCTCAAGGCTACTTTACCTGACAGGGGGACGCAAGATGCAGGCGAAGAACGGGCGGTTTATTGATTGAATTTTCAGCATTCAGGCTGAGATGAGGTGAAAATAAACGCCAGCCTTTCGGATAGAAAAGCTGGCGGGGTGAGAACATTAAACGCGGCTGCCCCAGAGATCGTACTCGTCTGCGTGCTCGATTTTCACTTTGATGATGTCACCGACTTTCACGCCCGTTTCGCCGTTCAGGTAAACCGCGCCGTCAATTTCGGGGGCGTCAGCCATGCTACGGCCAATCGCGCCTTCTTCGTCGATTTCATCGATCAGCACCAGCACTTCACGGCCAATTTTATCCTGCAAACGCTGGGTGGAGATCGCCTGCTGAAGTTGCATGAAGCGGTGGAAGCGTTCTTCTTTAACCTCTTCCGGCACCTGATCGGGCAATGCGTTTGCCGATGCGCCTTCGACTGGACTGAATTTGAAACAGCCCACGCGGTCGAGTTTGGCTTCCTGTAGGAAATCGAGCAGCATCTGAAAGTCTTCTTCCGTCTCGCCGGGGAAGCCGACAATGAAGGTTGAACGCAGCGTTAAGTCCGGGCAGATTTCGCGCCAGCGCTTAATGCGCTCCAGCGTTCTTTCTACTGCGCCGGGGCGCTTCATCAGTTTGAGGATCTTCGGGCTGGCGTGCTGGAGCGGGATATCCAGATACGGCAGGATTTTGCCTTCCGCCATTAATGGGATCACATCGTCTACGTGCGGGTAAGGGTAGACATAGTGCAGACGCACCCACACGCCCAGCGACGCCAGTTGTTCACACAGGCTGGCCATGCTGGTTTTGACCGGTTGCCCGTTCCAAAAGCCGGTTCGCTGCTTCACATCTGCGCCGTATGCTGAGGTATCCTGAGAGATCACCAGCAGTTCTTTTACACCAGCATCCACCAGACGCTTCGCTTCATCCAGCACCGAACCGATTGGGCGGCTATCGAGATCGCCACGCATGGAAGGAATGATGCAGAACGTGCAGCGGTGGTTACAACCTTCTGAAATTTTCAGATACGCGTAATGGCGCGGCGTGAGTTT contains these protein-coding regions:
- a CDS encoding KTSC domain-containing protein, coding for MQRKRVSSTELFSVGYDAEKSQLEVELLNGSIYLYSGVARMIYEELLASKTKYRYYANFIKNSFPYEKTQ
- a CDS encoding glutathione S-transferase family protein — translated: MIQIHHLEKSRSTRVTWLLEELGVDYEIVRYARDPKTFSAPASLKQIHPLGKSPVITDGELTVAESGAIVEYLIETYGNGRLRPQSGQALLDYRFWLHFAEGSLMPLLVMRLVLTKTESAPMPFFIRPVARKIVQSIELAFIVPRLTTQLQFIEQHLSTQDWFAGESLSGADIQMAVPLVLAKTRLDFSRYPHIQQYIARIENQPSFQRALAQD
- the fghA gene encoding S-formylglutathione hydrolase yields the protein MNSSLELLEEHRMFGGWQQRYRHVSETLNTAMTFSIYLPPPQDDTPPPVLYWLSGLTCNDENFTTKAGAQRVASELGLVLVMPDTSPRGDGVADDAGYDLGQGAGFYVNATQAPWAAHYRMYDYVSSELPALIQQHFNVNSRQSISGHSMGGHGALMLALRNPEKYLSASAFAPIVNPSQVPWGRKALTAYLGEDEAQWLQYDSCHLLANSQKKLPLLVDQGDCDQFLPDQLQPAKLEALASQYAWPLTLRTQSGYDHSYFFIASFIEDHLRFHAHYLYA
- a CDS encoding S-(hydroxymethyl)glutathione dehydrogenase/class III alcohol dehydrogenase, translating into MQMIKTRAAIAWGPNQPLSVEEVDLMPPQKGEVLVRIVATGVCHTDAYTLSGKDPEGIFPAILGHEGGGIVEAIGEGVTSVAVGDHVIPLYTAECGECKFCRSGKTNLCQAIRATQGKGLMPDGTTRFSKNGQPIFHYMGTSTFAEHTVVPEISLAKVNKDAPLEEICLLGCGVTTGMGAVLNTAKVKAGDTVAIFGLGGIGLSAIIGAQMAGAGRIIGIDLNTSKFDLARKLGATDLINPKDYDKPIQDVIVELTDGGVDFSFECIGNVNVMRSALECCHKGWGESIIIGVAGAGEEIATRPFQLVTGRVWRGSAFGGVKGRSELPGIVDRYLKGEFPLNDFITHTMGLDDINTAFDLMHEGKSIRSVIHFG
- the ptrR gene encoding putrescine utilization regulator PtrR, with the protein product MDLTQLRMFCLVAETGSVARAAEQLHRVPSNLTTRLRQLELELGTDLFIREKQRLRLSPIGHNFLCYAQRILALSEEAISMTRTGEPAGNFALGSTESTAATRLPTLLAAYHQRYPNVSLSLNTGTSGEIIERVRAGTLAAALVDGPVVYDELNGCSCFAERLVLISDTAHSLITHARGASQDTLFAFRPGSAYRKRLENWFKQDGIVPGTIMEIHSYHAMLACVTSGAGLAMLPYAVLESLPAGTRVQVHELPPDIAAVSTWLIWRRDAFGPNVEALKKLIIEQSAQQE
- a CDS encoding methyl-accepting chemotaxis protein; this translates as MNFLKNITIRAMLLTILGLFLIVWGGAAFFTSTSLNSMTKLLESGETQRKNVEILVKGNDQYFRTVTRLLRSMDFQQTGETADAEKVFTAATTALKNTSDQLSAFKTVGHDGVDKATADNMIAAWTQLLDNGLTPMLNAARDNRQEEFRQLFRTAYPPLSVAFGSNMEKYQTAIMSSSETSMSKVYGLVNWSNYILLGAVVLGLLILLVTDRYLVHYLVKPLNMIKGYFQVLAAGQLGHPLDEFGRNCAGQLIPYLKEMQGSLVNTVSIIRDSSASIHQGSSEIKSGNNDLSARTEQQAAALEQTAASMEELSATVKQNADNVHQATKLAQDASVAAKKGGDVTADVMATMASITTSSKKIADITSVINGIAFQTNILALNAAVEAARAGEQGRGFAVVAGEVRNLAQRSAQAAKEIESLITESVQRINVGSNQVTQTGEAMDSIISAITRVNDLMGEIASASDEQSRGITQIGQAVTEMDGVTQQNASLVQESAAAAASLEDQARQLTEAVSVFQLSGSEAHRRPQQRLAEKTPTAQKPMLLAAAGGKKGNANDNWETF
- the folE gene encoding GTP cyclohydrolase I FolE, with protein sequence MSSLSKEAVMVHEALLARGLETPLRGALLDRDTRKQRIAEHMTEIMNLLSLDLSDDSLAETPTRIAKMYVDEIFSGLDYANFPKITIIENKMKVDEMVTVRDITLTSTCEHHFVTIDGKATVAYIPKDGVIGLSKLNRIVQFFSQRPQVQERLTQQILVALQTLLGTNNVAVSIDAVHYCVKARGIRDATSATTTTSLGGLFKSSQNTRQEFLRAVRHHN
- the yeiB gene encoding DUF418 domain-containing protein YeiB, with protein sequence MPSHSLSSSHSASSRIVTLDFARGVAILGILLLNITAFGLPHAAYLNPAWHGEPALSDVFIWAALDLLAQAKFLTLFSLLFGAGLQLLLSRGCRWIHARLFWLLVIGFIHAIFLWDGDILFDYALIGLVCYHIIRHATSSRQLIIMGSLLYLVAIVVLFVLNHILTLQPGRFWLPSVADITYETYWRTLGGPEAWKNRFDLLTESLLSLGVQYAWVLAGTMLLGAGLMRSGWLKGESSTAHYRNVALWLIPLGVAINSIGVVSQWLVGWEYRWSGLLLQIPRELSSPLQAIGYLALCYGFWSTLCQWRITYWITDIGRMALTNYLLQTLICVALFNQFGLFMAFNRLQLLALVPAIWVINLVFSHYWLRYFRQGPLEWLWRKLTNAAGKTA
- the sanA gene encoding outer membrane permeability protein SanA: MWKRLTLSLLALIGVLMLSAFALDRWISWKTAPFIYDELQSLPKRQVGVVLGTAKYYRTGVLNQYYQFRIQGTINAYNSGKVSYLLLSGDNALQSYNEPMTMRRDLIAAGVPPSDIVLDYAGFRTLDSIVRTRKVFDTNDFTIITQRFHCERALFIALHLGIQAQCYAVPSPKNMMIVRVREFGARLGALFDLYILKREPRFLGPQVPIPAEHRIPEDTPDYPAVLPEQVLASPVNQLKPDQPAGIVPELVPQSEQATP
- the rimO gene encoding 30S ribosomal protein S12 methylthiotransferase RimO; translated protein: MQQPRIGFVSLGCPKNLVDSERILTELRTEGYQVVPRYDDAELVIVNTCGFIDSAVQESLEAIGEALNENGKVIVTGCLGAKENQIREVHPKVLEITGPHSYEQVLSHVHQYVPKPTHNPFTSLVPEQGVKLTPRHYAYLKISEGCNHRCTFCIIPSMRGDLDSRPIGSVLDEAKRLVDAGVKELLVISQDTSAYGADVKQRTGFWNGQPVKTSMASLCEQLASLGVWVRLHYVYPYPHVDDVIPLMAEGKILPYLDIPLQHASPKILKLMKRPGAVERTLERIKRWREICPDLTLRSTFIVGFPGETEEDFQMLLDFLQEAKLDRVGCFKFSPVEGASANALPDQVPEEVKEERFHRFMQLQQAISTQRLQDKIGREVLVLIDEIDEEGAIGRSMADAPEIDGAVYLNGETGVKVGDIIKVKIEHADEYDLWGSRV